In Brassica napus cultivar Da-Ae chromosome C2, Da-Ae, whole genome shotgun sequence, the sequence CTTTTATTACTTATCCAATTCGTTGCTCCGCAgtatattcatataaaatagaCTATCTCGTAGCTCTCTTTAATATGTTAGGATAAATCACACATTATAATGTTTTTGAGGCAACACTTTTAAATCTTAAAGTAGtagataaaagaaaagaaaattagtgGAACTTCAAAAGTATGAATAGTGGTAAATAAACTGAAAATATATACGAGTGTGATTGGGAGAGGACTCTGATGGCTGTGATTGGTCACAGTTTTATGACTCAAGATACAAACAGCTAAAATAGTTAgggaatttgtttttttttttaaaaaaaacaattttaccgCTTTACCCTAGGGGTCCGAATGGTAACAATGGATTTGATAAAATAAGCAGTGCAGAATTAAAGTGCGGTGCAATGCAATAGCGATTCATGCCTTTTATGGGATAAGTgcgtttttgataaaataatattgcggttttgataaaaaaatgtaaaataaaatttataatacaattataataatttttttttatttactagtgtcaaaacattttttaatttttataatttaaatattaatatttttataaaatttactatttattatttttaaatcaaaaattttaaaaacgagttTGATATTGAGCTGGTCAATGGTTTTGTTGAATTTGATCTGTTTTGACCCATTTTCTGGTTTAGTTAAAATACAGTTATTAACAAACCCATAACCGGATAAGAGAACGAGTCAGTCAGTCATGTTCAGTTTCAAAACACtggttaaaattaaatataactaatattttaactataacttaatatattatgatttttaaaaacaaatatgaagaaataatatttgactggtagaaatattaatttttgattagttttagttttgaaatgataagatttgtgaaaaaaaatgaagtttatgtttgaaatcaaatcaCTAATGAAAttgttagaaattaaaattaacatcatgTACTACTATAGagttatttaataaaatgtgatattatttatgaaaaaaatattctttggTGCAGAATTTGAAAAACACTGTATGAATAGTAACATATTatctgttttaaaaataaatatgatgatttaaataaataaaataagtagTTTAGTTGAAAAACACACATAAACACACGGACCGCACCAAAGTTGAAGAGGGAAAAGAGATGTGCGTTTTGTTTAAAAACCTTgaacaaacaaatttttttttttctttgatttgacATATGCGCTATCTGTATCAATTCCACTCTTTTATACAGAAAAACTATGAATGGTAACCAAAAgcggtttaaaaaaaaaacgcaaatGAAATACGTAGTTTTCTATGTTACTGTTCATTGCATAGATGTCTCAGCATTTGCTGCAGCAACATTTTTAGTTGTCTTGAAATTCTCTTTTCTGTTGCATGagccgtttttttttttgacatcgaaagctccatattttattaagaaactATTAAGAGGTTGGCCTCATGAGCCATCCAACTCGGAAGCTGAGTGTGTACATGGGAAAAAGAGAGACCTCGAGACCGAGCCTCTTTTGCAAGGTGGTCGGCTCAGAAGTTCGAGGAACAGGGAATAAAAGATATGAAGCAAAAAGTAAACATAGAACGAATAAGATGAAATTCATCAAATTCAGCCAATAAAGATGGCCATTTGtcttcgtcgtcttcttctAGGAGGTTGTGACTAGCTGAAGGCAGTCTGTCCTGAAGTTCATTGCACTAAGGTCCAACTGAATGGAGGATTTCATGGCCCAGAATAGAGTTTGGAACTCCGCATGTAAGGGGGTTAAGACTCGTTTACTAGCAAATGAACCGTAAGTCGTCGCCCCATCCTCAGTCGCTAGGACCATTCCCCCACCGAAAAGATTGTCGTCCTTGTGCCAGGACGCGTCGATCAAGCATTGGGGGCTGGGGTCTTGAGGTGGAGGGTcggggaggggggggggagcGTCGTTTGCTGCCTCTTCGTGGGACTACTCGATGATCTGGGCTGTGCGCCAGCTCTCTGCTTCTGCGCGGGCGATTTGTATGGTCTCTAGTGATGAGATGTCCTTGCCGTTAAAGGCCTTGTTGTTGCGAGCTTTCCATATGTACCACATGACCCACGTGACAGTTGCACTGATAGTTTATGGGATTGCATATTCCCTTGCGTGCCATAAGACGTGATCCAGGTTACTATATATCGAGTTGCACGGGAATAACCCCGGAGAATGCAGTATGTCTGCTAGAGCCCAGGCTTGGACAAATGGCGGACACTCAAAGAGTAAGTGGTTTCGGGTTTCTTCTTCCGCGCCACATCTCGGACAGGCTCGATCGGTTCCGCAGTGACGATCGGAGAGCGAGCTACAGACCGGTAGGCAGTTGGAGATCGCTTGTCAGATGAAGTGTTTTATCTTTTTGGTAGTTCTGAGCTTCCAAACTTTTGCTTGGAGAGTTGTTGTGCTGGGTTCAAGGACCTGAGCATTTTCTGAGTGTTCCGCTATCTCCATGGCCAAGGTACACCCGGTTTTGACCGAGTACACTCCCGATTTGGTGAGGTTTTAACAATAGTTAATGCCTCGGGGGGGGGATCGAGTTGGCTTGAGGCTGCGTACATACGGAATGTCATCGGGGGCTATCAGTTCACTTAGGAGCTCATGTTTCCATTCGTTTGAACGAGAGTCTATCAAATCACTAACCCATAGCGAGGGGTTGAAAGATGGGCCACACGGGATGGGAGGGCATGCTGGTGTCACTGGGAGCCAGGGGTCTGACCAAACCAGAGTGGTTTGCGCAGCTCTAATCGATTTTCGTAGGCCAGCTCTGAGGAGGGGTTGAGCAGCCATGAGGCTTCGCCAGACATATGAGGGATTACTCGCCTTTTCGACCTCTGCCGGGTTTGATAGGTGATAATAACGCCCTTTAAGGATGCGAGCCAAGAGAGAGTTCGGGTAGTGTATGAGCCTCCAGAGTTGCTTCGCAAGTAGTGCGagattaaagtttttaaaatccCGGAAGCCTAAGCCTCTCTTATCTTGTGGGGTACAAATTTTCTTCCAAGCAATCCAATGAAGCCCACGATTATTGTCTTTTGTGCTCCACCAGAAGCGAGATATTGCGCTTGTGAGCTTGCGGATGATATCCTGTGGGAGCAGGAAGCATGACATAACGTAGATCGGGAGGGCTTGGGCAACTGATTTTATCAAGACCTCTTTACCAGTTTTAGAAAGCACTTTCGCAGACCAGGAGTTTATACGACTCTGTAGACGCTCTTGAATAAATGCAAAGGCCTGTTTTTTGTTACTGCAGATTTTTTCTCAGGTAGGGCTACGTAGACTCCCATACCACCTTCTTTTGAAATACCTAGAGCCTGCTTTGTCTCAGATTTTAAACCAGGAGGAACTTTTTTACCGAACAGAATGGAAGATTTTTCCACATTTATTTGCTGCCCTGAGGAGCAACCATATGTATGGATGATCTTCATAAGCTCCACACATTGCGGGATATCTGCTTTACAGAAAAAGAGGCAATCATCTGCGAACAGGAGATGAGAGATTGGTGGGCTACCTCGTGCAATCTTCAGGCCCGTGATTCTGCCTTCTTTTTCAGCTCCTTGAATCTGAGAGATAAGAGCTTCCGTGAGGATGATGAAAAGAAAGGGAGAGAGCGGGTCGCCTTGTCGAATGCCTCTCGAGGGGGAGATGCTGCCCTTTGGTTCTCCGTTTAGGAGGACCTGGTAAGAGACGGAGGAGATACATATTTTTATCCACGATACCCATTTTGGCGAGAAACCCAAATTGAGTAGGAGTGCCTCAAGAAAGGACCATGTAACTTTGTCGAAggctttgctcatatccgttttgattGCCATAAATTTAGCTTTGCAGCTTGAGTTTGTTCTCAGGGCATGGAAGACCTCGTGTGCTACCAGAATGTTATCTGTAATCAATCGTCTAGCCATAAAGGCTTATTGGGTTTCCGATATAAGGCTGGGCAGACAACGCTTAAGACGTTTGCTCAGAATTTTTGAGATGATTTTGTAGCTTACATTGCATAGGCTGATTGGCCGGAATTGCGACATCTCACTAGGGCGCTCGGTCTTTGGGATGAGGCAGATGTTCATCTGGTTCAAACGAGGGTCTAACACGCTGTGTTGGAAGAAGTCTTTGACCGTTTGGCACATCACCTCTGCTGTGATACCCCAATACTTCTGGAAAAAAGGCTTGTCATTCCATCGGGGCCAAGAGTTTTGTCTTGATTTATATCGATTACAGCTTTATGGATCTCATCATCTGATGGAGGTTTTGTTAGGGCTTCGTTTATGGTCGGTGTGACCTTCTCTGTATTGTATCTTAGGGATTCTGCAAAATTAGAGGGTTCCGACGAGGTGAAAAGAGTTTGGAAGTATCCTGTTGCTACTTCCTCGATATCGTTTTCAGTTTCTGCCCAGAGGCCGCTCGCCTTTCGGAGTTTTGTTACTCGGTTCTTAGCTCTTCGCTGCTTTGTGGTAGCGTGGAAAAACTTGGTATTTTGATCTCCCTCTCGGAGCCAGTTAGCTCGACGTTTTTGCTTCCAATAGAGCTCCTCGTGTCTAAATGCGGCACAGAGGTTCCATTTCAAGGATAGGATAGCATCTTGTGAGAAATTATTGTCCACTTGAGCTTGTTCAAGCTGATCCTTgatttcttctaatttttttttgcgttGGAGGGGTTGGCACGCTTCCAGCGAGAAATGAATTTACGGCACTGGGCTATCCGTGCGTGGAGGTCCTCTTTGTTGAAGAAAGATGGGTCCTTCCATCCCTGAAGTATAGAGTCGCGGAAGCCATTTTTGCCCAGCCATctcttatcaaatttaaaagcTCTCTTATCTTGTTTCTTTACTGATAGAAATCGGGTGAGGATGGGACGTGATCGCTTCCCCAAAGGCGGAGATACTCCACATTCGAGTGGGAGAAATTGTGGTGTCATTCTTCTTTACTTACTGCTCGATCTAATATACATTGAACTTTTCCAGATGCTCTATTGCCAACCCAAGAGAGGGGATTTCCTTTGTAGGGAAAGTCGATCATTCTGCAGTTCGCCAACATGTTTTTAAAGGGGAGGAACGAAGAATCAGGGCGTTTCCTGCCACCTTTTTTCTCTAAGTTACTGGTTATCTCATTAAAGTCTCCCAGCATCAGCCATGGTCCCGACCTTGTTAAGCTCATACGAGTAAGGCGTTCCCATACATTTTCTCGGTACTCAACGACCGAATCATCatatataaaagtaatataGACCTTGTGTCCTTCTATGGTGGCTTCAGTATCGATCATGAGATTATTGGAGTAAAGAACAAAAACATCAAaagaatccaaataaaaaatggcTAGTCCACCGCTTCTGCCCTCGGGTTCCATGGTGACCAATTTATTATAACCAAACTCAAACTGAAAATCCTGAAGAAAAGAgagattgttttttgtttcagaaagaaaaagaaatgaaggAAGAAAACAACGAGGCAGTTCCCAGAGATGTTGCTTTGTCAGATAGGCTCCGGCGCCCTGACAGTTCCAATCTATTGCACTCATATCTTCTTACTGGGTGGTTTCTGGGACACCACCGAACCTGAAAGGGACACAGATTTTTTGCGTGAAGCAGAAGGAAACACCTCAATGCGAGGGACCATAGTCGAAGAAGACGTTTGTCTTTTACCCGATATTGTCTTCTTCTTTGGGGAAGCACGGTTATTGAGCGTTTGTAGTTTCTTTGATGCCTGCGCTCCTTTAATGTCAGGGGATCGGGGAGTCCTCTTTTTCAACAAGCCTTTCGGAACGTAAGCGCCAGGCAATCTCTCTTGGACTGGGTCGTGGAGACAAGCGGTTTTCTTGGCTGGGATGAGTTGCTGGTCCCCGGGTGCCGCTTCTTGGTGCACAGCATTAGCTGGAGAGAGTTGAGTTATAGCCTCAATTTTTTTCTGCATCAAAGTCAGGAGAATCTCCAAGAAGATCATCATTATCagcatcaaacatattttcatccCTCATGTTCTCAGTCATCTCTAGGCCTTCCGTTTCAAGAACTAAATTGTCTACCTTTGCCAACTCAAGATCGGTTAAGGTGGCATCTATATCCTGATCCATACCAACATCTAGTTCTAGGAATTTTTCTCCTTGTTTTAGGAGGGGGATCATACCTTTGATCTTGCCGAGCAGACTGAGGCCACTTCAAGTGTTTCTCCGAAATGGTCAGGTTGTTGCTTCGGTGCTCTAAGGTCGTGCCGAGTGCAGTTGTAGTTTGGGACGTAGGCATGTCTGTGGCTATAGATTTCCCTTTGAGGCGTCGGATTATTTCCTCCTCTGAAACAGCGTTTTCAGCTTCTGTTCTCCGGGTTACAACAATTTCTCCTGATTCCAGGGATGCACGTTTATCAGAGATTGTCTTTTGAGAGTCATAAGTAGCACAGTACCCCTCCATACGGTCATGCTCAAGCTGTCGAGGCATGATATTGATATTAGATTAGCTCCTAGAGCTCTCAACATTGCGTCTTGGGCGCCATTCCATTGAAGGTTTTTTGATTGGGCGTGTCTCTTCCTTGCGGGACAAGCTTCGGGGATGATGATTGTTGCTGCGTCCTCGATGGGTATCTTCCCATCTGGTTGGGATCTCTAAACGGCCCCACACTTCCCTACCATGGTGAGGTTGTCGATTATCTTCTCTGCTTGAGCTTTTGCGATCATTGGCTTGGTATGTAGTAACTCGAGTCTCACGAGTTGAGAAGAATGAGGGCGTGCTCTTCCTTCTTTTTTCATCATGGTAAAGCTCGTTGCTTCGTGAGGTTTCTGCAGGGCTGTAGTGTCTCCCTTTCAGAGGGGGCCGGGGTCTTTTTAGTTGATTCCTAGGGTTAAAATTTTGGGAGCCATGGATCGGGAGTCTTGTTTGATCATTGTTGGCCTGGTTTTCCAGAAGTTGCTTCCTCTTGTACTCCCTTTCCTCCGGCGTTAACTGAGGGCAAGTGTTTTCATCATGGGAAATGAGGTTGCAAGTAAAAC encodes:
- the LOC106412721 gene encoding uncharacterized protein LOC106412721 — encoded protein: MGVPVHFWNDKTFTEIANALGKKLFVDDKKARIQVSIEADKPLQFERRIGFPNGDIGKVTLTSEVLHRHCFTCNLISHDENTCPQLTPEEREYKRKQLLENQANNDQTRLPIHGSQNFNPRNQLKRPRPPLKGRHYSPAETSRSNELYHDEKRRKSTPSFFSTRETRVTTYQANDRKSSSREDNRQPHHGREVWGRLEIPTRWEDTHRGRSNNHHPRSLSRKEETRPIKKPSMEWRPRRNVESSRS